The genomic stretch CGCGCGAACGCGAGCGCACCGGTTACATCCCCGGCAGCTTTCACTGCCCGCGCGGCATGCTGGAATTCTGGGTGGACCCCGACAGCCCCTATTTCAAAGAGATCTTTGCCGAAGACCGCAAATTCGTGTTCCACTGCGCCTCGGGTTGGCGCTCGGCGATTTCGGTCGATACGTTAAATGACATGGGATTCAAAGCGGCCCATCTGAAAAACGGTTTCTCGGAATGGGTGAAACTGGGCGGACCCGTTGAAACCAAGGGATGATTCCGGTCTTGCCCCCTGAATAGGCAAAAATCCGCGCTACATCAAATGACATAAGGAACCGAAATTACTACGAAATTTCAGGAACCACTCTCGATCCCCGGTGTTCTGCTGACATCAAGTCAACACGATCAGGAGGATCACATGAAACACTTTCTAGCAACCACCGCAGCCGCCGCTCTTCTGGCAACCTCAGCCTATGCACAGACGGCGCCGGCGCAATCGCCCTTTGTTGATTCAGCCGCTGAATCCGTCGCAGATGCGCAAACCGTGCGCGCCTCGAACCTGATTGGCAAATCGGTCTATGTGACCGCAACAGACGTGACCACCCAAGAGATCGACACAGACGCAATTGACTGGGAGCGCGTCGGCGAGGTGGATGACCTTGTCATAAGCCCCAACGGCGAAATCAACGCTGTTCTGCTCGACATCGGGGGCTTCCTTGGCCTGGGTGAACGCACTGTGGCGCTGAGTGTCGACCAGCTGAAACTGGTCAGCGGTATGAACGACGGCGACGACTATTACGTCGTGTTCAACGGCAATGCCGCCGCGCTGGAAAACGCACCTGAATATGATGTGGCCGCGATTGGTGCCTGGGCCGATGACAGCCAGGCTGATGGAAGTCCGGTCGCAACAGATACGGCAGCGACGGAGATGGAAAAAGCAACCGATCCTGCGATGACGGACACGGACAGCGCAGCAGCCGAACCCGATGTGAGCACGGGCGATCCGGCGATGGCCGACACAGACACGGCAGCGACCGGCGACACGACGGCGGACACATCCATGGAGACGGCCGAAGCTGACAGCACGATGTCGGCCGAAGACCAGGAAATCTATTCCGCAGCGCCTCCGGCCGTCTCGGTTGACGGCTGGACCCAGGTTCAGCTGGACGAGCTGACAACAGAAGACCTGACAGGTGCAGTGGTCTTCGACGCCCAGATGGAAAACATCGGTGAAGTCGGGGAACTGTTCGTTTCGGCTGACGGCCAACTGACAGGGGCCGAGCTGGACATCGGCGGATTTCTGGGCATTGGCGAGGACCACGTTCGTGTGGGCATGGACAGCCTGAACATCCAGCGCGACATGGAAGTCGGTGACGTCCGCGTCTACGTCGACCTGACCGAGGAAAGCCTGAAAGCGATGAAAGAAACCAAGTAAGCTTTGCTTGCCGCGCCGTCTATCGCCCGTCCCTTTCGGGGCGGGCGTTTTCGTGTTCAAGGTGGTGAATGTCAGGTGACTTTGATTTTCGCTTCACACCATTGCTCCAACGCAGACAACCGGACATTCGGGCAGGCCGCAGCGAAAGACAGGATCGAGCCCTGAATGATCTACCCACACAGGGCAGTGCCCGACCGCGGGTGGGCATCGCTACGCAGGCGGGGGCCACTTAATTTCAATGTTTTGGCGTGTGGCTAAAGAACTGCAATACGGTGAGAAAGCGCCCGCCCATGGGGCGGTCGGGCGCTGCCCGGCGGTGCTACGCACCTTGATTCCGGGCTTTGGTGGATGGGTTTGCGCCCGCCCGTCACGCCAGAGGCGTGCCGACTGTAGATGGCGCACCTTTGGTGCGACGGGCGGTCGGGCGCTGCCCGGCGGCACTACGTGCCTTGTCTCAGACTTTCCGTGGCTCTTCTGCGAAGGTGGAGCCGGTGCCAGCCACCTTTTGGATCGCAGGCACCGGCGACGGGTGGATCGTCTGCGGCCAGGTCTTCGAGGACCGTAATCAAGTGAGATCGCCCGTCGTCTTCGCATGAGGCCTGAACGGATACGCAGCAGCTCACAGGCTCTGCACGACAAGCAAAGGACATGACGAAGATGATCAACGATACCATCGGCATCGACATCTCGAAAGCGCATCTTGACGCGCACCGGCTCAGCACCGCAACCCACGCCCGGTTCGACAATACCGCGACAGGCCTGCGCGCCTTCGAGCGCTGGTTGGGGCAGACAACGCCGGAGCGCGTGGTCTTCGAGCCCACCGGCCCCTACCACCGACGCCTCGAGAGCCATTTCTCAGGCCGCCTGCCGCTCGTCAAGGTGAACCCGCTGCAGGCCCGCCGCTTCGCGCAGGCCCACGGCACACGCGCTAAGACCGACGCGGTCGATGCCCGCATGCTCGCGCTCATGGGGCGCGCGCTGGAGCTGGTTCCGGACCAGCCAACCGACCCCAAACAGCGTGAAATCAAGGAGTTGCATGTCGCCCGCACCGGGCTGGTGCGGGATCGTACCGCGCTGATGAACCGCCTTGGCACGCAACAGCTCGACGTGACCCGCCGCCTGACCCGGGCACGCCTGCGTCAGGTCAACCACCAGATCGACAGGCTTAACGCCGAAATCGAACGGCGAAACCGCGATTGCCCGGAACGCGCCAGGGCAATCGGCATTCTCACCTCGATCCCCGGGATCGGTGCCATCACCGCACGGGCGCTGCTCAGCGAATGCCCCGAGATCGGCACTCTGGGGTCAAAGCAGATCGCGGCGCTCGCAGGTCTCGCGCCGATCACGTGTCAGTCCGGTCAGTGGAGCGGAAAGGCCCACATCCAGGGCGGGCGCAGGCTCCTGCGCGAGAGCCTGTTCATGCCCGCCCTCGTCGCCATGAAGCGAAACCCCGATCTGAGCCAGAAATACGATGCCCTCAGAGCCGCCGGAAAACCCCACAAGGTCGCGCTCGCCGTCCTCATGCGAAAACTCCTGATCCTCGCAAACACTCTCATAAGCGAAAACAGAGAATGGACACCAAAACACCCTTGACCAAGACGGATACTTGATTCCGGGCTTTGGTGGATGGGGTTGGCGTTTGAGCGCGTTGCGACGGGTGGCTCATCGAGCCTTGACTTCAGGCTTTGGTGAATGGCCACAAAGTCCCGCTTAGCAGACATTTTCACGCCCCGCGGTCCAACTCCGGTTCGGGGCAGAACTGCCTGACATCTGAACCAATATTGTGTGACGCGCGCGCCCCAAGAAGGTCCGCTAAACCGCCGCACCACACCAAAGCCGCACAACCCTCCACGCAGACCTCAAGCGACCAGCTTCGCCGCCTTTTTCAGATCGACCGAGACAAGCTGGCTGACCCCCTGTTCACCCATGGTCACCCCGAACAGCCGGTCCATCCGCGCCATCGTCACAGCGTGGTGGGTGATGATCAGGAACCGCGTGTCGGTCTGGCGGCACATCTCGTCCAACAAATCGCAGAACCGCGTCACGTTGGCATCGTCCAGCGGCGCGTCGACCTCGTCCAGCACACAGATCGGCGCGGGGTTGGCCAGGAACACCGCAAAGATCAGCGCCATCGCCGTCAGCGTCTGTTCGCCACCCGACAACAGGCTGAGCGTCGAAAGTTTCTTGCCCGGCGGCTGGCACATGATTTCCAGACCGGCCTCAAGCGGATCATCCGATTCCACCATCACCAGATTGGCCTCGCCGCCGCCAAACAGGTGGGTAAAGAGCAACGAGAAATTGCTGTTCACCTGCTCGAACGCCGTCAGCAGCCGTTCGCGGCCTTCGCGGTTCAGGCTGGCAATGCCCGACCGCAACGTCTTGATCGCCTCTTCCAGATCGGCCTTTTCGCTGACCAGCGTGTCATGCTCTTCCTGCACCTCGCGCGCGTCTTCCTCGGCGCGCAGGTTCACCGCGCCCAGGGCTTCGCGCTGGCGCTTCAGACGGTTCACATCCGCCTCCAACGCGTCCGAGCGGGGCATCTGGCCGGGATCCATATCCAGCGCGGTCAGCAACTGGTTCGGGGTTTGCTGTTGTTCCTCGGCAATGCGCTCTGCCGCCGCCTGCACCGTCTCGCGCGCGGCTTCGGCGCGGGCTTCGCTGGCCGCACGCGCCTCGCGCGCTTCGGATGCTGCACGCTCTGCCTCGCGCTCGGCCACAGTCGCTTCGCGCAGCACGCCCTCGGCCACGCTCAGCGCATCGGTGGCGGCGGCCTTGCGGTCCTCGCCCTCGGCCATCATCTCGGACAGGTCGGCGCGTTTGGCGGCCAGCTCGGTGGGCACGGCCTGCGCCGCCTTCAATTCGGCCTCGGACTGCGCCTTGCGCTCGACCAGTTCGGCGCTGCGTTTCTCGGCAGTCTCCAACCGGTGCCGCCAGCCCGACAGCTCCTTGGTTACCTCCTGCGACCGCCGTGTGCGGACCTCGCCCTCGCGGCGCAATTCGTCCTGCGCCGACCGGCGCGACATCATGGTGATCCGCGCCGCCTCGACCGTCATGCGCAGATCATCCACCGCCGCGCGGGCTTCGTCGACATCGTCCAGCTCGTCCAGCGCCCGTTGCGCCTCCAGCACGCGGGCACGGGCGGCCATGGCCTCTTCCTCGTGGCGCTTCACTGCCATCGACAGCGATTCCAGACGCCCCTCGGCCAGATTGCGGTCGGCCTCGGCGCGGCTCAGCGCGCGGCCCGCATCGGCCACCAGACGATCCGCCTCGCGGCGCGCCTCGCGGGCGGCCTTGTCGGCGTTGGACAACTCGGACAGCCGCGCCGTCAGTGCCTCGTGCGCCGACCGCGCGCCTTCGGCCCGCTGGCTCGCGTGCTCAAGGCCCTGTTTCAGCTCTTCCAGCCGGTTCAGCTGCTGCAACCGCAGTGCCGCCGCCGACGGGGCATCCTCGGCCCAGGCACGGAATCCGTCCCAGCGCCACAGATCCCCCTCGGGTGACACCAGCCGCTGACCCGGCTTCAACTGCTGTTGCAGCCGCGCCGCATCCTCGGCATCGCACAGACCGATCTGCGACATGCGACGGGTCAAGACCTCGGGCACCGAAACGTGCTGGGTCATCGGCGTGACACCTGCGGGCAATGGCTGATCGCTGT from Pseudosulfitobacter sp. DSM 107133 encodes the following:
- a CDS encoding rhodanese-like domain-containing protein, whose translation is MALTKTSAQMVADARARIEEIETADLIAMVDDPGVQIVDLRDPRERERTGYIPGSFHCPRGMLEFWVDPDSPYFKEIFAEDRKFVFHCASGWRSAISVDTLNDMGFKAAHLKNGFSEWVKLGGPVETKG
- the smc gene encoding chromosome segregation protein SMC; this translates as MRFTKLKLTGFKSFVDPTDLIIADGLTGVVGPNGCGKSNLLEALRWVMGENRPTAMRGGGMEDVIFAGAATRPARNFAEVSLHIDNSDRLAPAGFNDHDHIDIVRRITRDVGSAYKAGGKDVRARDVQMLFADASTGAHSPALVRQGQISELINAKPKSRRRILEEAAGISGLYQRRHEAELKLKGAEANLTRVDDVVEQLAAQLAQLARQARQAARYREIGTELRRTEGMLLYRRWREADDARATADEALRARVTAAAQAEARVQTAIKARAAAEDGLPALREEEAIAAALVQRLIVQRDTLTDQEAQALRTIETLVGRIDQLGRDIDREGGLNRDAGETIERLEWEQTELRKASEGHEDRLEAAVDAAHEAASVLQEREADLGSQTEDVARLSARHGSAQRLLDDSRKTEERSESEATKARDAVAASQAALTKAGSDFEAAEQASRVAEETALRADAALTAAETARADAQTREADARGERSEAEGEMNALRAEVGALAKLVERDTAEGGQILDRLQVQKGFEKALGAALADDLRAPQVDGDGPSGWAVLPAYDSDQPLPAGVTPMTQHVSVPEVLTRRMSQIGLCDAEDAARLQQQLKPGQRLVSPEGDLWRWDGFRAWAEDAPSAAALRLQQLNRLEELKQGLEHASQRAEGARSAHEALTARLSELSNADKAAREARREADRLVADAGRALSRAEADRNLAEGRLESLSMAVKRHEEEAMAARARVLEAQRALDELDDVDEARAAVDDLRMTVEAARITMMSRRSAQDELRREGEVRTRRSQEVTKELSGWRHRLETAEKRSAELVERKAQSEAELKAAQAVPTELAAKRADLSEMMAEGEDRKAAATDALSVAEGVLREATVAEREAERAASEAREARAASEARAEAARETVQAAAERIAEEQQQTPNQLLTALDMDPGQMPRSDALEADVNRLKRQREALGAVNLRAEEDAREVQEEHDTLVSEKADLEEAIKTLRSGIASLNREGRERLLTAFEQVNSNFSLLFTHLFGGGEANLVMVESDDPLEAGLEIMCQPPGKKLSTLSLLSGGEQTLTAMALIFAVFLANPAPICVLDEVDAPLDDANVTRFCDLLDEMCRQTDTRFLIITHHAVTMARMDRLFGVTMGEQGVSQLVSVDLKKAAKLVA
- a CDS encoding IS110 family transposase; translated protein: MTKMINDTIGIDISKAHLDAHRLSTATHARFDNTATGLRAFERWLGQTTPERVVFEPTGPYHRRLESHFSGRLPLVKVNPLQARRFAQAHGTRAKTDAVDARMLALMGRALELVPDQPTDPKQREIKELHVARTGLVRDRTALMNRLGTQQLDVTRRLTRARLRQVNHQIDRLNAEIERRNRDCPERARAIGILTSIPGIGAITARALLSECPEIGTLGSKQIAALAGLAPITCQSGQWSGKAHIQGGRRLLRESLFMPALVAMKRNPDLSQKYDALRAAGKPHKVALAVLMRKLLILANTLISENREWTPKHP
- a CDS encoding PRC-barrel domain-containing protein; protein product: MKHFLATTAAAALLATSAYAQTAPAQSPFVDSAAESVADAQTVRASNLIGKSVYVTATDVTTQEIDTDAIDWERVGEVDDLVISPNGEINAVLLDIGGFLGLGERTVALSVDQLKLVSGMNDGDDYYVVFNGNAAALENAPEYDVAAIGAWADDSQADGSPVATDTAATEMEKATDPAMTDTDSAAAEPDVSTGDPAMADTDTAATGDTTADTSMETAEADSTMSAEDQEIYSAAPPAVSVDGWTQVQLDELTTEDLTGAVVFDAQMENIGEVGELFVSADGQLTGAELDIGGFLGIGEDHVRVGMDSLNIQRDMEVGDVRVYVDLTEESLKAMKETK